The Brassica rapa cultivar Chiifu-401-42 chromosome A10, CAAS_Brap_v3.01, whole genome shotgun sequence genome segment CTTCCACCCGTAAATCCCCTACACGATCGATTTTGTCCTCAGATGGCACTTCACTGATCTCTTCATTCACTAGATGATTTGCTTCGTCACCAGCTACATCATCGCTTTCCTTTAAAACTTCCAAGTCACATATATCTTCACCAAGCTCGTTATCTTTTTTCCCTTCTTCATCTTGGTCTACGATCTGTTGATCCTGGGGCTGAGTTTGAGCCTCAGCAGGTTGCTCCTCGGAATCATTTGGGTGAGTCTGAGGAGCAGACCTTTCCTCAGGCTCGTTTTCTTCACCAGCCCTAACTGAGCATTCATTATCTTCTACAACTCCAACAACAGAAGCATGGCCGTCATCGTCCTTGATTACTGTGATTCCTCTTAGATCATACGGCTCATTGTGCAGAGATACTAATTCCACTGACATACCTGCAAAATCATTGAAAACAATATATTACCTGTGTGGCAGCAAGTTTAGAAGTTTGAATAGAACGCTCTACTTGTTAGCATAGTGAACTTACCAGTGAATATTGGCTCCTTAAAAAGCCCATCCTCCTCCAAAGCCTGTCTTTGAAGCATCAAGATTTCAGGGATGGTGCAAGGTGCCTTCTTACGCACACGGCGTATACCTTCCGTGTTTGTCAGCTGTTCCCGTATAAggctaaataaaaaaagtatgcAAGATCAGAATATACAAGAAAACAAGTAAAAAagtcaagaaaaaaaatgttatactgTAATTACAAGTGTGAGACTAAAACCAACCTTCAGTTTCTAAAACAGTGAACTAAAAATCAGCATCCaattttttttggctcaacaaAATCAAGATTCACATTACTTTACTATTAACTTTAGCCGTCTTGCATCTAAGTGCAAACCAGGGTGCAGATGAAACAAggaagaataaaataaaagctACGGGATAAAAAAAGGTCAGTTAGGTAAACATACTCGCCATGTAAGACCATAGGGTCATCCATTAGAACCTTCCTCTTTGTGGTAGTAGAACGAGGAGCAGACTTTAACCGTTTTGTAGTTGCTACTTCAAGCACAGGTGTAGACCTCATCTTCAGAAAAGATGACTTcccaactgaaaaaaaaaagtgaataaaTGATCATTGATTCAAAAAGTTAACTCTCAAAGGGATGTATAGAAGAACAGACATAGCAACAACAAAAACTGATACCTAAGATAGAAGACAACAAGTCATCGTCATCAGGAACAGAATTTGCAGTTCTCTTGGACTGAGTCAGTCCAACTGACTCAACAGAGTTCAAACTCTCTGCAGTTAGTGTGCTCTCAGTAAAAGTGCGTTTCTTCCCAGTAATGTTATTATTTCCTGCGTCCCCGTTACATGTGCCAAGGTCTTCTTTATCTGGTGTTGATTCAAGTTCAACCATACAACCATTTTCATCCCCCAGACTGTTAGGTGCAGCTAGTACCTTCTCAGGTGCGGGCAAATCAGTATCAGCCGATCCAGGCAGGTCTCCCAAGTGTTCATCAGTTGTGTGTGCATTATTCAGCTGCTCATCTCCTTGTAAATTAGAATCTGTTTCCTGATTGACCTCAGTGGTAATGGCAAAATGATCTGACAGAaacgataaaaaaaatataagaataagGCATAGGCACTAAGACTTTGCATTATTTTGCATTTTATTTGACGAACCTTGGTTCTCTTCCCCAGGATCTTTTGGCTCAGCATTATTCATCTTAGGCCCTCCAGGGGACTCAACTGAAGGAACATCGTCTGACTTATCTGTTATAACATCGGTTCCTGACTCAGTGATTACTTGACCAGGATGCTCCACCTCGGTGGTGACGTGAGAAACACATGGCGATGTAACATGCACATGCTCTGTCCTCTCCCCCTCTGGCTCGTTTTGTGCGTCGATAGTTTCATTTATCAACGACTTATCCACCTCCATGGGAGTAACTGCTGATTCTCCGGCAGGATATTCAGAGGGCTCATTAGCATCCGGCTCTCCAGAGGCCTTCCTAACTTCTTCTGCATTCGGATCCTCTACCTCCATGTGATCATCGCATGCCAGCTGATCTCTGACACTAGACAAGTTTGGCACCTCAACTAGTCCAGGGGTTTGAGGAGCTTGAGCATCTTCCATGAATTCATCACGCATTGCAAGATCTTCAACCTATCAAAGTGAGAGAatcattagtaaaaaaaaaattccaaatttACAATAGATCCTAGCAGAAAACTAAACCAATAAGTCTGTGGAAATATAAATTGGTACGCACCTGCTCTTGATTGAAATCTCTGGGCACTGCATCAGAAACATCTACCATTTCATCCTTTATCTCCGGTGTAGCCGCATCCGGATATGCATTGTGATCAGTGCTATcaacaaataaaatatctacCATAAGTTAAAAAACTGATTGGTGATGTGTACATTCAAATTATACACCAGAGGACCACATCTATGAAGAACAAGACACGTAGAAGCACAGTTCAAATTCAAAACACGCAAATATCCATAGATCAAGAGAATCCATGCAATTACGCTACAAAGTACAGACTATAGATTAGGAACAAAAAAACTGACCCTTGAACTGCCTCATCATCGGATCCAATAATATCCTTATCCTGGAATACTTCCTGCAGACAATACGAGGATGAGAAGAGATCCTacccaaaataaaataacaagagACGAGAAGTTCGAATTTCAAATGTGTAAAAATTAACTAGAAAAAGATAACATTAAACATCATCCTGAACCTACAAAACATGGCTGCAACATGACTTCAAAATACAAGCGTCTAACCAAACTGTGAGAGAAAGAACACAAAAGCTAGAagctaataaaacaaaatattctctgCAATTTTCATCTTTCAATATGGTTAAATCCTATTTCTTGTCCCTACTCCCTAGAATGACCTGAAAACTATATTTGTTCTGTTCCATGAACGCAAAAAAAAAGTACCTCGTCAAGCTCCAAAGCAGTTTGAGCAGTGTCGCCATCACCAAATCGTTCTGGAAAAGtataaaaatgagttttcttatTTAAGGCAAAGCTATCAATAAGTAGAGGCAAGTAAGTCTGAAACAACCACTAACCGTCTAACCCAAATTGCGATGTTGAGAACACAACACCATCCATGGTATCCTGAAGGGTGATCTGCTCTCTTGTACTAACATGATGGTCAACGTAATTACTACAAGACAAGGAAACAAGATCAAACAAGGAAATagcgacaaaaaaaaacaacgagtgtgaattttgaaaatatgaagGAACTGACCCCTGAAAGATCTCGTTGTCAGGGAGCTCAAAGTCATCGAGATCAAATGTCTCAGGCAACGTGATGGAGTGATAAGGTGCAGTGGATTCTTCAGGGGGTAGGTCAACCGCAGCAGAGCGAAAAGCTTGCTTCACCTTAAGCAGTGCCTCGCTGCAATCATCAAAGAGGTAATTGACCTTTTTGGAATATATACGAACCACGCCAAGGAGGAGATGACTAGACAGTCGCAGAGCAATTGGAGCTTCCGGAAAGAGAATAGAATCTGCTCAGAAAAGAAAACAGTCAGATTTTAGGAAACACTTTGATGATAGCGAATAGGcataaagaaaaattaaaacattactTCTGCTAAACCCTTATCTGTGCAAAGTACTGAGACCTAAAACTAATGATTGAACAGAGAAGCGAAAGAACTCACCAACGGAGACTCCGATGTCAGTATCAGCGACCTGATTCTTACGAAGCTTCCTCTCCAAATGGGCCGCGATCCATATCGTCCCAAGTGGTCCTTTCTTTGCTAATATAAACTGTGAATAAAACATTCCTAATCCTCCCCCAAACCACCAAAAAAGCCCTACaatttcaacaacaacaacaaaaagaaaccAACTTGTTAGAATTCACAAATCGAGCTTCAAAAGCTAAATATACTTCCGACACGATAATAGAAAGAGACATCTCCAACACGTGATAGAGTGTGTAAGagaaatttagaaagtttcCAATTTTCAACAACAGAACCCCAAATTAGCTCTCAAATCGACCACAAAGCTTCGAAATTTCCACCTGAGTAGAGACTCTTAAAGGTCCTAAGACTACTTCACGAGCTTATCATAGTAGAATAAGAGTAAAAGGGTAGATCAATTACCGTATAATTCACCAATTCAAAGCTCCACAGCTCCTAAACAGAGTCCTCGCGGAAACCCTAATTCGCGGATACTTCAATAGAACACCCCCAATTCGGTAAAAAACAGAATCTTTAAGACTAAAGTCTTTTTGTTGTCAGAGATCAGACACAACAAACAGCGAACTCtcccagaaagaaaaaaaaaacgtgagaaAATAGTAAGTTTTTGAGAGGAAATTGCAATATGCAAAAGTTTCGAACTTTGGATCTTTGGTTCGATTTCTGATTAAAATTTGAGGGATTTGGTTCGGAAAAGGAACACCGATGACATACGTAGCGATGCTATTGGTTAAGACACGAGGTGGTCCCACCTAGCTTTAGATTTGGTTTTTTTGTCAACTCACcttcaattaaaaaatattttgtttctttcaaaACATTTGAGCTGGGCGGTTTCTTCCCGTGGTTGCgggaaaaatgaaaattttggaattttttgtGTTAAATTATAAACCGGATATACGAAGTAAACCGATTGGTAATGATCTGATTCGGATGCCTCTGTGTCCTGCTGCTTCAATGATTGACATCAGAAATTAAGTATCTCACCTTTAGAAACTTGAAATTCCTCAAAATGGCAAACtttaatgtaattttaaaattttatatatatcaatagGGGCACATGAAGAAAGAGTTAGTTTCAACgacaatgaaaatgaaaacatatgGTTTGGTTATACTTCAAACTTCTCAACGTATTCTACAAAAGAGCTTTATAGATTTATTGTGATTTTGTCTCTCTTCTATTCAGCTTCGAGCTCAGCTGCAAACTGATCTAACCGTTCGGCTTCCGCATCAAAGTCCCGAATCGCAGCGTGGTTCACTGATCCATCGTCAAAGCTCGCGTGTATCTGTCTCTTTGCATACCTACATTCACCCATAAACATAAGCAACAAATCAGACCCAAGACAACAACTCTAATGGCGATTAAGCAAGCGGAAATGACTGGGGAGAGAATCTGTACCATCGACCGTTCATTGCGTCTATACATTTCTGTGCATCTTTACGATCCTTAAATCTTATAAGAACAACGCCCTGTGGATGAAGCTCACACACCTGTAAAAGAAAGATATCAATAGATTAAATAATCTCAACTTTCAACAAAACCAACATTAGAATACCACAAGCTTAAGCGTAAAAGACACGACATCTAACCTTCACTGAATCAAATGGTCCATGCTTCATACTCTCTTCCTTCACGTCTTCCTCTACCTCGGCACACAAACTCTCATCAGCCTACAAgcagagacaaaaaaaaacctcaagCTATATCAGGTGTTTAAAACTGGCAACATTTAATCGTATCAACATATTGGAAAAGGCCCTACCCTCATCTCCGCTGGACTGAACATGTGGCGCAGAACAACAGTTCCAGGTATTGCGATCTTAGCATCATCTCTACCACCTATGCCAAGAAAAGAGAGACCAAGCGCCATCACAATAAATATAAATCCAGTTAGAAAAACTCCAACGTCAAGAACTAAAATGGTATGCTAATATGAACTATGATTACCAGACAGACAAATAGAGAATATCGATATAACTATGTTCCCTTCTAATCTACATCGACTTTCTAACACCCCCCACCCCCACCCCCTCTTCTGTTTTAATTGTCAATGAAAGATTGCCTTccaaaaatgataaatttttagTGCCAGTCCTTTCGCTAGAGAGTTCCATAAAGAGTTAGTAAAGCatagagaaatatatatatatatatatatatatagcatctCACATCTTCCTTTAGTATGTGACTTTATAGAGAAAAAGGTAGGTTTCCAGTATACAGAAGCGGCGGAAACATACCCCATCCAAGCAACTTTTGCTCGACCTTTTTaagctttttcttctttttgttatcGGTTTGCTTCGTTATAAATCTCTCCCCTAAGTGGAAATAGCAAAGGGCAATAAAAACCATAGccaaaatattgtaaaaaacAAAGCCACGGATAGGGAAAAGCTAATGTCTATACAACTAAAGTGCAACGGTATTCACCTTTCTGCTCGAATTTAGCTCGAGAAACAGACATGAGGAGCTTGTCAGCTGGACGTAAAGGAGCCCCGTCTAAGATTTGAATTGCAAGATCCACTGAGGGCTCCTGATGAAAACAAAGACAGATAACATGAAGAGAAAACGTTTAAGAATTGAACCTTATAAATCCCCGGAGGGAAAGTCTTCTAGTATTATCATTACCTTCATATACGTGATAAGAGCATCGCCTTTTAATTCTCCTGTCGCCTTGTCACTGTAAAGCTTTATGCGAGGCTTGCCACTGTCATCCTGCGATGTTTACCAGATCTACATTGTTACGGGAAACTTACACGACTCCAAAATAACATGGAAAAGAAATCACAAGATACTGGGATTTACCTCCTTAATAATGCCGCATTTAGAAAAAACTTCAACTACCTGTAATTGATGTCGCTACTTTAAGTCCGTTTTAAAGTATTAGGATATTCATAATAATAGAAAAAGCAATGACCACAACTTACTTCCTCGATTGTGACATCCTTGGGCAACCCGGTAACGTAGATATGAGGGTTTACTTTCAGCTCAAACCACGCTTCTGGAGGCTTGTTTGCTTCCTGGAAATTAATTTGAAACTTAGAATACTTGCAGCAATATTTATTTGATCCATCATTAGTAAGTATGACGAAATGAAAGTAAAAGTAATTTGCTAGTCCTAATATAACTACGATGCCAACAACGATGTACATATTGGTCAACAAAAAGTTTTTCTTTCCCTCTACGATGTACATATTGGTCAAAAAGTAATCATCCATTACCATTTAGAAAAGTCAAGACTCCTTAATCAAGAAATCGGAAGTACCATGCATGACCTTAAGAAAGAGATACGATAATAAACGAAACAGAGAAGACGACAAAAGACAATAACAAATACCTTCTTTTCGGTTTCTTCTTCTGGCAGCTTCCTCTTGCCATTATTGTTTATTTCCGCGGTCTGATCAGagccatcttcttctttcttacTAGCCACATCATCCTTAGAAACATCCTCATTATCAACAGAAGTATCAAGAACGTTTATAGTTGGAATTACTTCGTCTTCCTCAGCAAAGGTCATCTCTTCGAGTCCATATGGATCAACGCTAACCACTGGATCGTTCTGCGATAAAAAAGCATGAGCAATTGGAAATATTAATGATATTTAACTCTTCCTAAGGTAAGCAACATGAATAACCCAAAACAAGTAAAGGTAAAATAGTTTGACGAATTCCTGATATTCATTCTTGATAAAGCAAGCAAACATATGAGAGAAAATCATAGCAAATAAGTAATCTTTCGGATAAGGCTAAGCCACGACCCACCAACAAAATGACACATGTAAACGATTCCAATCATTACCTGAATTCCCATTACACTAGCAGAAACAGAGAAAGAAcgattgatatataaaaaaacattaccTGAGGAGCCCATGCTCTAAGAGCTTTGTCCCATTTATATCTAGTTCCATCATCATCAGTGAACTCATCTTCCCCCTCGGGTGGTGAAGAAGGTCTCTCTTGATCATCTTTCAACCTCTCAGCCTCCGCCTCGGCTTCTTGAATCTCTCTCTGCCATTTCTCAAACTCATCCTCAGTAGACGCTGCAGAAACAACATGATGTGGTAAGTGTTACCCTCACTTTGCAACTCATAATACTGAAGTA includes the following:
- the LOC103846339 gene encoding sister chromatid cohesion 1 protein 4, with product MFYSQFILAKKGPLGTIWIAAHLERKLRKNQVADTDIGVSVDSILFPEAPIALRLSSHLLLGVVRIYSKKVNYLFDDCSEALLKVKQAFRSAAVDLPPEESTAPYHSITLPETFDLDDFELPDNEIFQGNYVDHHVSTREQITLQDTMDGVVFSTSQFGLDERFGDGDTAQTALELDEEVFQDKDIIGSDDEAVQGTDHNAYPDAATPEIKDEMVDVSDAVPRDFNQEQVEDLAMRDEFMEDAQAPQTPGLVEVPNLSSVRDQLACDDHMEVEDPNAEEVRKASGEPDANEPSEYPAGESAVTPMEVDKSLINETIDAQNEPEGERTEHVHVTSPCVSHVTTEVEHPGQVITESGTDVITDKSDDVPSVESPGGPKMNNAEPKDPGEENQDHFAITTEVNQETDSNLQGDEQLNNAHTTDEHLGDLPGSADTDLPAPEKVLAAPNSLGDENGCMVELESTPDKEDLGTCNGDAGNNNITGKKRTFTESTLTAESLNSVESVGLTQSKRTANSVPDDDDLLSSILVGKSSFLKMRSTPVLEVATTKRLKSAPRSTTTKRKVLMDDPMVLHGDLIREQLTNTEGIRRVRKKAPCTIPEILMLQRQALEEDGLFKEPIFTGMSVELVSLHNEPYDLRGITVIKDDDGHASVVGVVEDNECSVRAGEENEPEERSAPQTHPNDSEEQPAEAQTQPQDQQIVDQDEEGKKDNELGEDICDLEVLKESDDVAGDEANHLVNEEISEVPSEDKIDRVGDLRVEGDHENHDGGNHDGGLGGQDVCDVIEIAEGDVDNNATLNETDLKVEDEDKKTDASAEVIESGIDDQTPCDNTVVEEAGGSSNLASESCKGPLVEESNDGVIPEIESDERYNEMFTEEAYMQSAPDGEPTYGLMRDNDEMDAMEVAHDTGFLNVDDDEVDEDHEDDGVEEGDEARLLENSGWSSRTRAVAKYLQTIFDKEAENGKNVIVADKLLAGKTRKEASRMFFETLVLKTRDYVQVEQAKPYESIIIKPRPKLTKSIF
- the LOC103846340 gene encoding splicing factor U2AF-associated protein 2; amino-acid sequence: MSGSDKLQAPQSSKDATDVGWYILGGNQESLGPYTFLELCDHFKNGYLQETTLVWAEGRSEWQPLSAITELMSRISGAEVDHSARGAPGLMNGYGARTNQEKQSNTASTEDEFEKWQREIQEAEAEAERLKDDQERPSSPPEGEDEFTDDDGTRYKWDKALRAWAPQNDPVVSVDPYGLEEMTFAEEDEVIPTINVLDTSVDNEDVSKDDVASKKEEDGSDQTAEINNNGKRKLPEEETEKKEANKPPEAWFELKVNPHIYVTGLPKDVTIEEVVEVFSKCGIIKEDDSGKPRIKLYSDKATGELKGDALITYMKEPSVDLAIQILDGAPLRPADKLLMSVSRAKFEQKGERFITKQTDNKKKKKLKKVEQKLLGWGGRDDAKIAIPGTVVLRHMFSPAEMRADESLCAEVEEDVKEESMKHGPFDSVKVCELHPQGVVLIRFKDRKDAQKCIDAMNGRWYAKRQIHASFDDGSVNHAAIRDFDAEAERLDQFAAELEAE